Proteins encoded by one window of Candidatus Methylomirabilota bacterium:
- a CDS encoding branched-chain amino acid ABC transporter permease → MAARTLGALAAVVLLAAPPLLPKYPLEILISILFYAYLGLAWNILGGFAGQFSFGHAAFFGIGAYTSTLLLLRAGVSPWLGMLAGGALAAAFGLFAGYLSFRYGLRGPYFSLVTLAFAEMLRVVSVNAKVVGASLGLVIPTGAPAPSLFVFAGKLPYYYVILAMTVLALLINGGIARGRLGYALIAVRENEDAAEAAGVNALGGKLAAMVLSSFLTALGGTFYAQYFAYIDPTITFGPAISIQGLLPAIVGGAGTVLGPLLGSFVLTPISELTRAGLRGRAGADIMLYGLVLMLVISFLPQGLMGWWRVVRRPGR, encoded by the coding sequence GTGGCCGCTAGGACCCTGGGCGCGCTCGCCGCCGTCGTCCTGCTCGCGGCGCCGCCCCTCTTGCCGAAGTACCCGCTCGAGATCCTGATCAGCATCCTCTTCTACGCCTATCTCGGGCTGGCATGGAACATTCTCGGCGGCTTCGCCGGGCAGTTCTCGTTCGGCCACGCCGCCTTCTTCGGCATCGGCGCCTACACGTCCACCTTGCTGCTCCTCCGCGCGGGCGTGTCGCCCTGGCTCGGCATGCTCGCGGGCGGGGCCCTCGCCGCCGCGTTCGGCCTCTTCGCGGGCTATCTCTCGTTCCGCTACGGGCTCCGGGGGCCGTACTTCTCGCTCGTGACCCTCGCCTTCGCGGAGATGCTCCGCGTGGTATCGGTGAACGCGAAGGTGGTGGGCGCGTCGCTCGGCCTCGTGATCCCCACCGGCGCTCCCGCGCCGTCGCTCTTCGTCTTCGCGGGCAAGCTCCCCTACTACTACGTGATCCTCGCCATGACGGTGCTCGCCCTGCTGATCAACGGTGGTATTGCGCGCGGACGGCTCGGCTACGCGCTGATCGCGGTGCGGGAGAACGAGGACGCGGCCGAGGCGGCGGGCGTGAACGCCCTCGGCGGCAAGCTCGCGGCGATGGTGCTGTCCTCCTTCCTCACCGCGCTCGGCGGCACCTTCTACGCCCAGTACTTCGCCTACATCGACCCCACCATCACGTTCGGTCCCGCCATCTCCATCCAGGGACTGCTCCCCGCCATCGTGGGCGGCGCCGGCACCGTGCTGGGACCGCTGCTGGGCTCCTTCGTGCTCACGCCGATCTCCGAGCTGACGCGCGCAGGGCTGCGCGGCCGCGCGGGGGCCGACATCATGCTCTACGGGCTGGTCCTCATGCTCGTGATCTCGTTCCTGCCTCAGGGCCTGATGGGCTGGTGGCGGGTCGTCCGCCGCCCGGGGCGATGA
- a CDS encoding ABC transporter ATP-binding protein: MSLLELRGLGKQFGGLTAVTGFDLSIAPGEIVGLIGPNGAGKTTVFHLVAGYHWPTSGTIRFKGASIVGLKPHAICRRGLARTFQLVQPFSGLTAVENVMVGAFNRERDAASARRRAEEILDLVGLGGKRSVPARDLTLSDRKRLEMARGLATGPDLLLLDEVMSGLNPTEIEAMVGLIRAIHGRGVTLLIIEHVMRAVMSLSHRLVVLHHGVKIAEGPPAAVARDRRVIEAYLGEEGGAG; this comes from the coding sequence ATGAGCCTGCTCGAGCTTCGGGGGCTGGGCAAGCAATTCGGCGGGCTCACCGCGGTGACGGGCTTCGACCTGAGCATCGCGCCCGGCGAGATCGTGGGCCTCATCGGCCCCAACGGCGCGGGGAAGACCACGGTGTTCCACCTGGTGGCCGGCTATCACTGGCCCACCTCGGGGACCATCCGCTTCAAGGGCGCGTCGATCGTGGGCCTCAAGCCGCACGCCATCTGCCGCCGCGGCCTCGCGCGCACGTTCCAGCTCGTGCAGCCCTTCTCCGGCCTCACCGCGGTGGAGAACGTCATGGTGGGCGCGTTCAACCGCGAGCGCGACGCGGCGTCGGCGCGGCGGCGCGCGGAGGAGATCCTCGACCTCGTCGGGCTGGGGGGCAAGCGGTCGGTCCCCGCGCGCGATCTCACGCTGTCCGATCGCAAGCGCCTCGAGATGGCGCGCGGGCTCGCCACCGGGCCCGATCTCCTCCTGCTCGATGAGGTGATGTCCGGCCTCAATCCGACGGAGATCGAGGCCATGGTCGGGCTGATCCGCGCGATTCACGGCCGCGGCGTCACGCTCCTCATCATCGAGCACGTGATGCGAGCGGTCATGAGCCTCTCGCATCGCCTCGTGGTGCTGCACCACGGCGTCAAAATCGCGGAGGGGCCGCCCGCGGCGGTGGCCCGCGACCGCCGCGTGATCGAGGCGTACCTGGGCGAGGAGGGGGGCGCCGGGTGA
- a CDS encoding branched-chain amino acid ABC transporter permease — translation MSGLLFQAVVSGLLLGGVYGLVASGLTLIFGVLRIINFAHGAVMMLGMYASYWLWVWLGVDPYLSVLLTAPAFFVLGMGIQRVVIEPNRAAAEHNQLLLTLGLALFLENLALVLWQGDFRTLRVPYANASFVIGDALVEVSRLVAAGGAVLIALALFVFLRRTDVGKAIRALAEEREGAMLVGIDVARIRAVAFGIGSACVAVAGALITPFFYIAPDVGESFNIMAFVVVVLGGMGNFIGALVGGLIVGLAESLGAALLPGSLKQLVVFVIFVLVLLFRPEGLFGGARGR, via the coding sequence TTGAGCGGGCTCCTCTTCCAGGCCGTCGTCAGCGGACTCCTGCTCGGCGGCGTGTACGGGCTCGTGGCGAGCGGGCTCACGCTGATCTTCGGCGTGCTCCGCATCATCAACTTCGCGCACGGCGCGGTGATGATGCTGGGGATGTACGCCTCGTACTGGCTCTGGGTCTGGCTGGGCGTGGATCCCTACCTCTCCGTGCTGCTGACCGCGCCCGCCTTCTTCGTCCTCGGCATGGGCATTCAGCGGGTCGTCATCGAGCCCAACCGCGCCGCCGCCGAGCACAATCAGCTTCTGCTGACACTGGGCCTGGCCCTCTTTCTTGAGAATCTCGCCCTCGTCCTCTGGCAAGGCGACTTCCGGACGCTCCGCGTCCCCTACGCCAACGCCTCGTTCGTGATCGGGGACGCGCTCGTCGAGGTGTCGCGCCTGGTCGCCGCAGGCGGCGCGGTGCTCATCGCGCTGGCGCTGTTCGTGTTCCTCCGCCGCACCGACGTGGGCAAGGCCATCCGCGCGCTGGCCGAGGAGCGCGAGGGGGCCATGCTGGTCGGCATCGACGTGGCGCGCATCCGCGCCGTCGCCTTCGGCATCGGCTCGGCGTGCGTGGCGGTGGCGGGCGCCCTCATCACGCCGTTCTTCTACATCGCCCCCGACGTGGGCGAGTCGTTCAACATCATGGCCTTCGTGGTGGTGGTGCTGGGCGGCATGGGGAACTTCATCGGCGCGCTCGTGGGCGGGCTCATCGTGGGCCTGGCCGAATCCCTCGGCGCCGCGCTGCTTCCCGGCTCGCTCAAGCAGCTCGTGGTGTTCGTCATCTTCGTGCTGGTCCTTCTCTTCCGGCCGGAAGGCCTCTTCGGGGGCGCCCGTGGCCGCTAG
- a CDS encoding ABC transporter substrate-binding protein, translated as GDSKLIAETAAKLRVGVNALVGLANAAYSNPRFIAENRELTEQIFDGNYWHNPQSARAKAVFEAYQKRFSSPMSNHGVQGYQVTFVLKDALERAASIDRDKVRDAIAKTNLTDHILTQDAIRFDDTGENPNAMPALLQVQSGKPTVVGPARYAEAKPVFPVPKWKG; from the coding sequence GGCGACTCCAAGCTCATCGCGGAAACCGCGGCTAAGCTCCGGGTGGGCGTGAACGCGCTGGTGGGACTCGCCAACGCCGCGTACTCGAACCCCCGCTTCATCGCCGAGAACCGCGAGCTCACCGAGCAAATCTTTGACGGCAATTACTGGCACAATCCGCAGAGCGCGCGGGCCAAGGCGGTGTTCGAGGCCTATCAGAAGCGCTTCAGCTCGCCCATGTCGAACCACGGCGTGCAGGGCTATCAGGTGACGTTCGTCCTCAAGGACGCGCTGGAGCGCGCGGCGTCGATCGATCGCGACAAGGTGCGCGACGCCATCGCGAAGACCAATCTCACCGATCACATCCTCACCCAGGACGCGATCCGCTTCGACGACACCGGCGAGAACCCGAACGCCATGCCGGCGCTGCTGCAGGTGCAGAGCGGGAAGCCGACCGTGGTGGGGCCGGCGCGCTACGCCGAGGCCAAGCCGGTGTTCCCCGTCCCCAAGTGGAAGGGATAA